A genomic window from Anticarsia gemmatalis isolate Benzon Research Colony breed Stoneville strain chromosome 22, ilAntGemm2 primary, whole genome shotgun sequence includes:
- the Gmppa gene encoding GDP-mannose pyrophosphorylase A → MLKAVILIGGPQKGTRFRPLSLDTPKPLFPIAGLPLIQHHIEACAKLEACKEILIIGSYTTNHMQQFVTDMAKEYHVIIRYLQEFTPLGTGGGLYHFRDQVRAGNPSAFFLLNGDVCADFPLKDLWQFHDERPNALVTIMGTEATRQQSVHYGCMVREGATKSVTHYVEKPNSYVSTLINCGVYVCSLQVFHTMADAFQKKQDGFYSGNGNGTPHPGYMSWEQDVLAPLAGTNKLYAMQVTNWWSQVKTAGSAIYANRHYLELHRERATDQPPCTILPDVFLHPTAIVEPTAVIGPNVSIGAGVTIKAGVRIKESIVLNNATINEHALVMHAVVGQEASVGEWSRVEGTPSDPDPNKPFAKMDNTPLFNTDGRLNPSITILGAGVIVPAETILLNSIVLPHKHLTRSFKHEIIL, encoded by the exons atgttgaaagctgtaattctcaTCGGTGGGCCTCAaaaag GAACCCGCTTCCGCCCGCTATCTCTAGACACACCAAAGCCATTGTTCCCTATTGCCGGTCTACCTCTAATACAACACCACATAGAGGCATGTGCCAAACTGGAAGCATGCAAGGAGATCCTCATCATTGGGTCCTACACCACTAATCATATGCAGCAGTTTGTTACCGATATGGCTAAGGAATATCATGTTATTATAAG GTACCTTCAAGAATTCACTCCACTCGGTACTGGTGGTGGTCTATACCACTTCAGAGATCAGGTCCGAGCTGGCAATCCTTCTGCATTCTTTCTTCTGAATGGAGATGTTTGTGCTGACTTCCCACTCAAAGATCTGTGGCAGTTCCATGATGAGAGACCTAATGCATtg GTTACAATAATGGGTACAGAAGCGACCCGCCAGCAGTCAGTGCACTACGGCTGCATGGTGCGGGAAGGTGCCACCAAGTCCGTCACTCACTACGTGGAGAAGCCTAACAGTTATGTATCGACGCTCATCAACTGCGGCGTGTACGTGTGCTCGCTGCAAGTGTTCCATACCATGGCGGACGCTTTTCAGAAGAAACAGGATGGATTTTATAG TGGTAATGGCAACGGCACTCCACATCCCGGCTACATGTCATGGGAGCAAGATGTACTAGCTCCGCTCGCTGGAACCAACAAACTTTACGCTATGCAG gtgaCAAACTGGTGGTCTCAAGTAAAAACAGCTGGTTCAGCGATATACGCGAACCGTCACTATCTGGAACTGCACAGAGAGCGAGCGACGGACCAGCCTCCGTGCACCATACTGCCTGACGTGTTCCTGCACCCTACTGCCATAGTGGAGCCCACCGCCGTC ATCGGTCCAAACGTGTCGATCGGAGCGGGCGTGACTATCAAGGCTGGAGTGAGAATCAAGGAGTCGATAGTACTAAACAACGCTACTATCAATGAACATGCTCTAGTTATGCATGCTGTCG TTGGTCAAGAAGCGTCCGTAGGTGAATGGTCTCGCGTAGAAGGTACGCCATCAGACCCGGACCCAAACAAGCCGTTCGCGAAGATGGACAACACACCACTCTTTAATACTGATGGAAGACTTAACCCGTCTATCACTATCCTAG gTGCTGGCGTAATCGTTCCCGCAGAAACAATACTTCTCAACTCAATAGTGTTGCCACACAAACATCTAACAAGGAGTTTCAAACACGAGATCATTTTATAG